The following proteins are co-located in the Shouchella hunanensis genome:
- a CDS encoding sugar transferase, with protein MPNMIPNRATRALTMVVDLILIVLSYGLAFLLFNEQMTPKNYDAFLGILPWIIVISILFLGIYELDRLVQYDVWDIVRKLAIAVTFILLITMTVSFFFREFAMPRSVLLSAHGIAFTALLVWKSAFTKYSQLSRKGKVMFIGTEKEFEEMEDSLASFLSKSSYVRWYDKKESLAQLRTQINQFNVVFIGSELEEEKKDRLMFHAMKNKKLVYVVPKVNDMLLMNTSVTTMDDTMVMQVRPFTLSLTQLLIKRGVDIAAAVAMIVATLPVMVVTAIGIKIEDRGPVFFKQERVGKNHKPFNILKFRSMVIDAESKTGPVLAKSNDDRITKMGKFIRKTRIDELPQLINVLKGDMSLVGPRPEREFFTKQFQRENKWFNYRHAVKPGITGYAQVMGKYTTDADKKLKFDLHYIRNYSFWLDLTILMQTILVVINKAKSEGETNSTKNKKVSYFTKKQQSH; from the coding sequence ATGCCAAATATGATTCCAAACCGAGCGACTCGCGCGCTTACAATGGTCGTCGATTTAATATTAATTGTATTATCATATGGTCTTGCCTTCCTTCTTTTTAATGAGCAAATGACGCCTAAGAACTATGACGCGTTTTTAGGAATTTTACCTTGGATTATTGTTATTAGCATCCTTTTTTTAGGTATCTATGAGCTTGATCGTTTGGTTCAATACGATGTATGGGATATTGTTAGGAAATTAGCTATTGCTGTTACGTTCATTTTATTAATTACGATGACGGTTTCCTTCTTTTTCCGAGAGTTTGCCATGCCGCGTTCAGTCCTATTATCTGCACATGGAATTGCCTTTACCGCTTTATTAGTATGGAAATCGGCTTTTACAAAATATAGCCAGCTATCGAGAAAAGGCAAAGTGATGTTCATCGGAACAGAAAAAGAATTCGAAGAAATGGAAGATAGCTTAGCATCCTTTCTTTCAAAGAGCAGCTATGTCAGATGGTATGATAAAAAAGAATCGCTTGCGCAATTGCGTACACAAATTAACCAGTTTAACGTCGTCTTCATTGGTTCAGAATTAGAAGAAGAAAAGAAAGATCGTTTGATGTTTCATGCGATGAAAAATAAAAAGCTTGTCTACGTTGTACCGAAAGTGAATGACATGCTGCTTATGAATACATCTGTAACAACAATGGATGACACGATGGTGATGCAAGTAAGACCATTTACGCTTTCGTTAACACAGCTACTCATTAAACGAGGTGTTGACATCGCGGCAGCTGTAGCGATGATTGTGGCAACATTGCCAGTTATGGTTGTGACAGCAATCGGCATTAAGATTGAAGATCGTGGCCCAGTATTTTTTAAACAAGAGCGGGTTGGGAAAAACCATAAGCCGTTCAACATTTTAAAGTTCCGTTCCATGGTCATTGATGCCGAATCAAAAACAGGTCCAGTGCTAGCAAAATCAAATGATGACCGTATTACAAAAATGGGTAAATTTATTCGTAAAACAAGAATTGATGAATTACCCCAGTTAATTAATGTATTAAAAGGAGATATGTCTCTTGTTGGTCCGAGACCAGAGCGTGAATTCTTCACAAAACAGTTTCAACGAGAAAACAAATGGTTTAACTACCGCCATGCTGTAAAACCAGGAATTACTGGCTATGCGCAAGTAATGGGTAAATATACAACAGATGCGGATAAAAAACTAAAATTTGATTTACACTATATTCGAAACTATTCTTTCTGGTTAGACTTAACCATTTTAATGCAGACCATACTCGTGGTCATTAATAAGGCGAAATCAGAAGGGGAAACGAATTCAACCAAAAATAAAAAGGTCTCTTATTTCACAAAGAAACAACAGAGCCATTAA
- the nrdE gene encoding class 1b ribonucleoside-diphosphate reductase subunit alpha: protein MLHTLYRRFILLTTLTQNSVPKWVQLNNELMIAKDGSYQFEKDKEAVHSYFVDYVNQNTVFFHDLEEKMEYLVKNDYYEEELLDLYTMDEIKEVMNVAYNKKFRFPSFMSAFKFYNDYALKTNDKTKILERYEDRVAIVALFFGKGDVDKARALVKAMISQEFQPATPTFLNAGRKRRGELVSCFLLEVNDSLNDISRAVDISMQLSKLGGGVALNLSKLRAKGEAIKDVANATKGVVGVMKLLDNAFRYADQMGQRQGSGAAYLNIFHADINDFLDTRKISADEDVRVKTLSIGVVIPDKFIELMREDKDAYLFYPHTVYKAYGEHLDEMNMEDMYETLVDDPRVRKEKINPRRLFQKLAILRSESGYPYIMFADNVNKAHANNHISNVKFSNLCSEILQASQVSTYNDYDQEDDIGLDISCNLGSINIMNVMKNRSLEQTVSLATDALTRVSESTNITNAPAVRHANEKMKSIGLGAMNLHGYLAEQHIAYESPEARDFANTFFMAMNFYSIKRSAEIARDRGETYYRYDESTYATGDYFTPYLTTNFTPQYDKIAALFEGMHIPTTDDWKELQAFVQEHGLFHSYRLAIAPTGSISYVQSATASVMPIMERIEERTYGNSKTYYPMPGLTANNWFFFKEAYDMDMFKVVDMIGTIQQHIDQGISFTLFLKDTMTTRDLNRIDLYAHHKGVKTIYYARTKDTGQDDCLSCVV from the coding sequence ATGTTGCACACTTTATACAGGAGGTTCATTCTATTGACAACACTAACGCAAAACTCAGTACCAAAGTGGGTTCAGCTTAACAATGAGCTCATGATCGCCAAAGACGGCTCGTATCAATTTGAAAAAGATAAAGAGGCTGTACATAGTTATTTTGTTGATTATGTGAATCAAAATACTGTCTTCTTCCATGACTTAGAAGAAAAAATGGAGTACCTCGTAAAAAATGATTATTATGAGGAAGAATTACTAGACTTATACACTATGGATGAGATAAAAGAAGTAATGAATGTTGCTTACAATAAAAAATTTCGTTTTCCTTCTTTTATGTCAGCATTTAAATTTTACAACGATTATGCATTAAAGACGAACGACAAAACAAAAATTCTTGAACGGTATGAGGACCGCGTTGCGATTGTAGCGCTTTTCTTCGGGAAAGGCGATGTTGATAAAGCAAGAGCGCTTGTGAAAGCAATGATCTCACAAGAGTTTCAACCGGCTACACCGACGTTTTTAAATGCAGGTAGAAAGCGACGTGGAGAGCTTGTCTCTTGCTTCTTATTAGAAGTGAATGACTCATTAAACGATATTAGTCGTGCCGTTGATATTTCCATGCAACTATCTAAGCTTGGCGGCGGTGTTGCACTAAACCTCTCGAAGTTACGCGCAAAAGGCGAAGCCATTAAAGACGTTGCTAACGCTACTAAAGGGGTTGTTGGCGTTATGAAACTGTTGGATAATGCGTTCCGTTATGCAGATCAAATGGGGCAACGTCAAGGATCTGGTGCAGCTTATTTAAACATTTTCCACGCAGATATTAACGATTTCCTTGATACAAGAAAAATTTCTGCTGACGAAGATGTTCGTGTGAAAACTTTATCTATTGGCGTTGTCATTCCTGACAAATTTATTGAACTCATGCGTGAAGATAAAGATGCGTACCTCTTCTACCCACATACGGTCTACAAAGCGTATGGTGAGCATTTAGATGAAATGAATATGGAAGATATGTATGAGACGTTAGTTGATGATCCAAGGGTACGTAAAGAAAAAATTAACCCTAGACGCTTGTTCCAAAAGCTTGCTATTCTTCGTTCCGAGTCTGGGTACCCATACATTATGTTTGCAGATAATGTGAACAAAGCCCATGCGAACAATCATATTAGTAATGTTAAATTTTCAAATCTCTGTTCTGAAATTCTACAGGCCTCACAAGTTTCAACCTATAATGATTATGATCAAGAAGATGACATCGGCTTAGACATTTCTTGTAACCTTGGTTCAATTAACATAATGAACGTAATGAAAAATCGCTCACTTGAACAAACGGTGTCACTAGCAACTGATGCACTTACAAGAGTGTCCGAGTCAACTAATATTACGAATGCACCAGCTGTTCGTCATGCCAATGAAAAGATGAAATCTATTGGTCTTGGTGCGATGAACCTTCACGGTTATCTTGCTGAACAACATATTGCTTATGAAAGTCCTGAAGCGCGTGACTTTGCTAACACATTCTTTATGGCAATGAACTTTTATTCCATTAAACGATCAGCAGAAATTGCTCGCGACCGTGGTGAAACGTATTATCGATATGATGAAAGCACGTACGCAACAGGTGACTATTTTACGCCTTATCTCACGACAAATTTCACACCACAGTACGACAAAATCGCTGCTCTCTTTGAAGGAATGCATATTCCAACAACTGACGACTGGAAAGAACTTCAAGCTTTTGTTCAAGAGCATGGTCTTTTCCATAGCTATCGATTGGCCATTGCACCAACTGGTTCCATTTCTTATGTTCAATCGGCTACCGCAAGCGTTATGCCAATTATGGAGCGTATTGAGGAACGAACATACGGAAACTCAAAGACGTACTACCCAATGCCAGGCTTAACAGCAAATAACTGGTTCTTCTTTAAAGAAGCATACGACATGGACATGTTTAAAGTCGTCGATATGATTGGAACAATCCAGCAGCATATCGATCAAGGGATTAGCTTTACGCTATTCTTAAAAGACACGATGACGACAAGAGACTTAAACCGAATTGACCTCTACGCTCACCATAAAGGGGTTAAAACGATTTACTATGCACGAACGAAAGATACAGGCCAAGATGACTGCCTATCTTGTGTCGTTTAA
- a CDS encoding CDP-glycerol glycerophosphotransferase family protein, whose translation MLKQMKRLKIVRRLTRLFFQASASLPVKKKQVMFESYSGKQYSCNPRAIYEYLKVEKTDYQLIWSVNKDFVKEFEERNIPYIKRLSLRWFFELARSRYWVTNSRMPNWISKPSHTIYLQTWHGTPLKKLAADMDDVRMPGTNRDRYIKNFHKEVENWDYLISPNPYSTKIFKRAFQFHKDMLETGYPRNDQLVNGNTEQTIMRIKKELKIPLDKKVILYAPTWRDHHNAGPGSYHFDLKLDLKRCQEQLGDDYIILMRLHSFITKAPDFSEYKGFVYDVTKNQDINELYLISDLLITDYSSVFFDFAILKRPIIFFTYDLEEYRDDIRGFYFSLEEHAPGSIVKTTDECIQAIERSSTENNQLKYEAFFNKFCLFDDGKATSRVVQNVFKAGE comes from the coding sequence ATGTTAAAGCAGATGAAGCGGTTAAAAATCGTTCGACGGTTGACTCGACTTTTTTTTCAAGCATCGGCATCATTACCAGTAAAAAAGAAACAAGTAATGTTTGAAAGCTATTCTGGCAAACAATATAGCTGTAACCCAAGAGCTATTTATGAATACTTGAAGGTGGAAAAAACAGATTACCAACTCATATGGAGTGTAAACAAAGATTTCGTGAAAGAATTTGAAGAAAGAAATATTCCTTATATTAAACGATTAAGCTTACGCTGGTTTTTTGAGTTGGCTCGGTCACGTTATTGGGTAACTAACAGCCGAATGCCGAACTGGATAAGCAAGCCATCACACACAATCTATTTGCAAACTTGGCATGGTACACCGCTAAAAAAGCTTGCTGCTGATATGGATGATGTGAGAATGCCTGGAACTAATCGTGACCGCTATATTAAAAATTTTCATAAAGAAGTCGAGAACTGGGACTATTTAATTTCACCAAATCCCTACTCAACTAAGATCTTTAAAAGAGCGTTTCAATTTCATAAAGATATGCTCGAAACAGGTTACCCACGAAATGATCAACTAGTTAATGGAAACACAGAACAGACAATTATGAGGATAAAAAAAGAACTTAAGATTCCCCTTGATAAAAAAGTGATTTTGTATGCGCCAACGTGGCGAGACCATCATAATGCTGGACCAGGTTCGTATCATTTTGACCTTAAGCTGGATCTAAAGCGTTGCCAAGAGCAGCTGGGTGATGACTATATCATCTTAATGCGGCTGCATTCATTTATAACGAAAGCACCAGATTTTAGCGAGTATAAAGGGTTTGTATACGATGTAACAAAGAATCAAGACATTAATGAGCTTTATTTAATATCAGATCTACTCATTACCGATTACTCTTCAGTATTTTTTGATTTTGCCATTTTAAAGCGACCAATTATTTTCTTCACATACGATCTAGAAGAGTATCGAGACGATATTAGAGGGTTTTATTTTTCTTTAGAAGAACATGCACCAGGGTCAATTGTAAAAACAACAGATGAATGTATACAGGCAATTGAACGCTCTTCTACAGAGAATAATCAACTGAAATATGAAGCATTTTTTAATAAATTCTGCTTGTTTGATGATGGAAAAGCAACAAGCCGGGTCGTGCAGAACGTTTTTAAGGCAGGGGAATAA
- a CDS encoding glycosyltransferase family 2 protein — protein sequence MSTIKTIQLSVLLVIRNEERYIATLMENLLKQEKNGFDFEIIVVDGRSTDRTLEIIQGFVEQGHRIRVLDNPKKTLPTGWNIGIKGASGSYILRIDGHTAVPNDFLQRYVNCIQRQPAADVVGGIIQSRGLGKQGKINEYVYSHPFGVGNSKFRTLEGKEWEGYVDTVPYGAYKRAVFSDVGLFDERLKRNEDIEFHKRMRDAGKTFFLSTAIQSTYFVRPTLKGLIDKSLGDGKWNIIANAATPGALGLRHRIPLLAFLAGLLLLIASLLSTSALILFSSVVLLYAILNLTVSYPCAKENGLGAWLPCATTFFVLHFVRGYASFQAFFSRSYWRVKRTNT from the coding sequence ATGTCTACAATTAAAACGATCCAACTAAGTGTATTACTCGTCATTCGAAACGAAGAACGGTATATTGCGACATTAATGGAAAACCTTTTAAAGCAAGAAAAAAACGGATTTGATTTTGAAATTATTGTTGTTGACGGTCGCTCTACTGATCGTACATTGGAAATTATTCAAGGGTTTGTTGAGCAGGGACACCGAATACGCGTGCTTGATAATCCTAAAAAAACATTGCCAACAGGTTGGAACATTGGAATTAAAGGGGCAAGTGGTTCGTATATTTTGAGAATTGATGGCCACACAGCTGTCCCAAATGACTTCTTGCAACGCTATGTCAACTGTATACAGCGACAGCCAGCTGCTGATGTCGTTGGGGGCATTATTCAATCTCGTGGTCTTGGGAAACAAGGGAAAATTAATGAGTATGTCTACTCACATCCGTTCGGCGTAGGAAATTCGAAATTCCGAACTCTCGAAGGAAAAGAGTGGGAAGGCTATGTAGATACAGTACCTTACGGAGCCTATAAACGAGCGGTCTTTTCAGACGTAGGTTTATTTGATGAACGCTTAAAACGAAACGAAGATATTGAGTTTCATAAGCGGATGCGCGATGCTGGCAAGACTTTTTTCTTATCTACTGCTATCCAATCAACCTATTTTGTAAGACCGACATTAAAAGGGCTAATCGATAAATCCCTCGGTGACGGTAAATGGAACATCATTGCGAATGCCGCAACGCCTGGAGCGCTTGGATTACGACACCGTATCCCATTGCTTGCGTTTTTAGCCGGTTTACTTTTACTCATTGCGTCATTGTTAAGCACAAGTGCACTCATCTTATTTAGTTCCGTTGTTCTCTTATACGCCATTCTCAATTTAACCGTATCATATCCATGTGCAAAGGAAAATGGACTAGGTGCTTGGCTCCCGTGTGCAACAACTTTTTTCGTACTTCATTTCGTGCGAGGGTATGCATCATTCCAAGCTTTTTTCTCCCGTAGCTATTGGCGTGTGAAACGGACAAATACGTAA
- the tagD gene encoding glycerol-3-phosphate cytidylyltransferase gives MKKVITYGTFDLLHWGHINLLQRAKDLGDYLIVAISSDEFNALKEKEAYHSFENRKMILEAIRYVDEVIAEDNWEQKVTDVQAHDIDVFVMGDDWEGKFDFLKEYCEVVYLPRTEGISTTKIKTELLEANK, from the coding sequence TTGAAAAAAGTCATTACGTATGGAACATTTGATTTATTACACTGGGGTCATATTAACTTACTACAACGCGCAAAAGATTTAGGCGATTATTTAATTGTTGCAATATCGTCTGATGAATTTAATGCATTAAAAGAAAAAGAAGCGTACCACAGCTTTGAAAACCGTAAAATGATTTTAGAGGCAATTCGTTATGTGGATGAAGTCATTGCTGAAGATAATTGGGAACAAAAAGTGACTGACGTTCAAGCACACGATATAGATGTTTTCGTTATGGGCGATGACTGGGAAGGGAAATTTGACTTCTTAAAAGAATATTGTGAAGTTGTGTATCTTCCTCGCACAGAAGGCATCTCAACGACAAAAATTAAAACGGAATTGCTCGAAGCGAATAAATAA
- a CDS encoding CDP-alcohol phosphatidyltransferase family protein, with product MKHEMIASTWFDTKRIRNLREQSQSYSAKEDLWSWYVLRRISIFVTILFIKLKLTPNAISWLSALFVVSSGAWLIQATPLGFLMAFVFYNLGYLFDCVDGEVARLTKNTSKKGYFIDLLIQGATLPVFLSIPLALLVIKGSLQLTGMELIGLYSVFTLIIMALFVPIAFQLTRSSAQDERDPVNKIRTKSVIFEFAGVLLGLPGFFATLLLITLVTGFQTVSWQVWYMVLFLFIFALKVVARFFITVKSFPKEP from the coding sequence ATGAAACACGAAATGATTGCTTCGACCTGGTTTGATACAAAACGTATTAGAAATCTACGAGAACAATCACAGTCGTATAGTGCAAAAGAAGACTTGTGGTCGTGGTATGTACTAAGAAGAATATCAATCTTTGTAACCATCCTTTTTATAAAGCTTAAGCTCACACCCAATGCAATTAGTTGGCTTAGTGCACTATTTGTTGTTTCCTCAGGAGCCTGGCTCATACAAGCAACGCCTTTAGGGTTTTTAATGGCGTTTGTTTTCTATAACCTTGGTTACTTATTTGATTGTGTGGATGGAGAAGTAGCAAGGCTTACGAAGAACACGTCGAAGAAAGGGTATTTTATTGATTTATTAATTCAAGGCGCTACGCTGCCTGTGTTCTTGTCCATACCATTAGCGTTACTTGTTATAAAGGGTTCGCTGCAGTTAACAGGTATGGAGCTTATTGGCTTGTATAGCGTGTTCACATTAATTATTATGGCACTTTTTGTGCCAATTGCATTTCAATTAACACGTTCTTCAGCACAAGATGAGCGCGATCCAGTCAATAAAATACGTACGAAATCGGTTATATTTGAGTTTGCTGGTGTCTTATTAGGATTACCTGGATTTTTTGCAACACTATTGCTTATTACGCTTGTGACTGGTTTTCAAACTGTATCATGGCAAGTGTGGTACATGGTCTTATTTTTATTTATCTTTGCCTTAAAAGTGGTTGCGCGCTTTTTTATAACCGTTAAGAGTTTTCCTAAAGAACCATGA
- a CDS encoding SGNH/GDSL hydrolase family protein translates to MLKKIGFPLVILFSITGIILSYMYNQQQIAEIADEATSSIPVEEPETNEETEVEPDIDETVSSGWLGSHIEKDSSLTQKVVFVGSSSFTSTESDRDWPSLVMKETAHAITATKIDYEVLTYSGETVSSSLIADTASDITAAEPTILIVESFSLNDNQYYLPFTEQESVDNLSLFLTHMESELPDTEIIVVPSNPFPNALHYLERKNTLDEQASSLPGTYVDHWVAWPTGEGLESVTQNLRPNDEGQEIWSEAFLEFFIDS, encoded by the coding sequence ATGTTGAAGAAAATAGGTTTCCCTCTTGTTATTCTGTTTAGTATAACAGGAATTATTTTAAGCTATATGTATAATCAACAGCAAATTGCAGAAATTGCCGATGAAGCTACATCATCAATCCCTGTTGAAGAACCCGAAACAAACGAAGAAACAGAGGTTGAGCCCGATATAGACGAAACGGTTTCTTCAGGTTGGCTAGGAAGCCACATAGAAAAAGACTCCTCTCTTACTCAAAAAGTGGTGTTTGTTGGATCCTCATCGTTTACTAGTACTGAAAGTGATCGTGATTGGCCAAGCCTTGTTATGAAGGAAACCGCTCATGCAATCACCGCTACGAAGATTGATTACGAGGTACTAACTTATTCAGGTGAAACGGTCTCTTCTTCTCTTATTGCCGATACAGCGAGTGACATTACCGCAGCGGAGCCTACCATTCTTATTGTTGAATCGTTCTCACTAAACGATAATCAGTATTATCTGCCATTTACTGAACAAGAATCCGTTGATAATCTTTCTCTTTTTCTAACGCATATGGAAAGCGAATTACCTGATACTGAAATCATTGTCGTTCCTTCAAATCCTTTTCCTAATGCCTTACACTATTTAGAAAGGAAAAACACACTCGATGAACAAGCATCTTCACTTCCAGGTACATATGTGGATCACTGGGTGGCGTGGCCTACAGGCGAAGGTTTAGAATCCGTTACTCAAAATCTACGCCCTAATGATGAGGGCCAAGAAATTTGGTCAGAGGCATTTCTAGAATTTTTTATCGATTCATAA
- a CDS encoding CDP-glycerol:glycerophosphate glycerophosphotransferase, whose amino-acid sequence MNVSIITPVAAMDEMYIRSCGASVAAQIQTGIEWILIIEQESALITEHVKDIQKLNQNLVIRVIEEKNAGIYAKRNKGIQSAQGEYIYFLDVDDRLHEHTLYILMESAMSEGIGYDIILGALKETTFQKDIDSPTYNILLKRLLDNRISKPVTLAEKKYRISALNTLFRKDLISKHTILFDEEKVGHADVIFTTQAYKVTKKPIVYEKDALYQKYVRNDPIKNPSVNQELDGSIYYPIGMADAIALLTDEDGALKAELIAKFLKAYQYKYLNQIYSQDEFNEIKKVWASSFNKIGLNNVQFARSIHEKEVKFLIEEKYAKATKLANRRIFFRTVKKVLKKPKTLNRVLYQTFLSKKTRINKNVILYESFLGRNYSDSPKYIYEYLNKHYPNKYKHVWVFNDPSRIEPTGVTKVKRFSFKHMYYMAKAKYHVNNMRQPKWFIKRPNQVFLATWHGTPLKKLVFDMNDVHSANPNYKKDFYDQSRAWDYLVSANHYSTKIFKSAFLFDNHILEYGYPRNDLLYADNKDQLAAEYKERLRVPQDKKIVLYAPTWRDDEFYKPGQYKFKLQLDLNRLKERLGNEYFFLIRTHYFIADKLDFSGVEDFVLNVSDYDDITELYLISDVLITDYSSVFFDYANLKRPILFFTYDLEKYRDTLRGFYLDLETEAPGPLLKTTEDVVNALDRLEETKQKYATILEDFHNEYCHLDDGQASKHIAEKVIVNSK is encoded by the coding sequence GTGAATGTTAGTATAATTACGCCTGTTGCTGCAATGGATGAAATGTATATCCGAAGCTGTGGGGCCTCGGTTGCAGCTCAAATTCAAACAGGGATTGAATGGATCTTAATTATTGAACAAGAATCAGCTCTTATTACTGAACACGTTAAAGACATTCAAAAATTAAATCAAAACTTAGTGATACGTGTAATAGAAGAAAAAAATGCAGGCATTTATGCTAAAAGAAATAAAGGAATTCAAAGTGCTCAAGGGGAGTATATTTATTTTTTAGATGTGGATGATCGCTTACACGAACACACTCTATATATTCTAATGGAATCGGCCATGAGCGAAGGGATTGGCTATGACATTATTTTAGGTGCTTTAAAAGAAACGACATTCCAAAAAGATATTGATTCACCAACATATAATATTCTGTTAAAAAGACTTCTCGATAATCGTATAAGTAAGCCTGTTACATTAGCTGAAAAGAAATATCGGATCTCGGCTTTAAACACGTTATTTAGAAAAGATTTAATTTCAAAGCATACTATACTTTTTGATGAAGAAAAAGTAGGTCATGCAGATGTAATTTTTACAACGCAAGCATATAAAGTAACAAAGAAGCCGATTGTGTATGAGAAAGATGCATTGTATCAAAAATATGTACGAAATGATCCTATAAAAAATCCTTCTGTAAACCAAGAGTTAGATGGTTCCATTTATTATCCTATTGGTATGGCAGATGCTATTGCTTTGTTAACTGACGAAGATGGTGCACTAAAGGCTGAATTAATCGCCAAATTTTTAAAAGCCTATCAATATAAGTATTTAAATCAAATTTATTCGCAAGATGAATTTAATGAAATAAAAAAAGTATGGGCAAGTAGCTTTAATAAAATTGGTTTGAATAATGTCCAATTTGCTAGGTCCATTCATGAGAAAGAAGTTAAATTTTTAATAGAAGAAAAGTATGCTAAAGCGACTAAGCTGGCGAATAGAAGAATTTTCTTCAGAACTGTGAAAAAGGTACTTAAAAAACCAAAAACACTGAATCGAGTTCTTTATCAAACTTTCTTATCAAAGAAAACAAGGATTAATAAGAATGTTATTTTGTATGAGAGTTTCTTAGGACGCAACTACTCAGATAGCCCAAAGTATATTTATGAGTATTTAAATAAGCACTATCCAAACAAGTACAAACATGTCTGGGTATTTAATGATCCTTCAAGAATAGAACCTACTGGTGTTACGAAAGTAAAACGATTTAGTTTTAAACATATGTATTACATGGCAAAAGCTAAGTACCATGTAAACAATATGCGTCAGCCAAAGTGGTTTATAAAACGACCGAATCAAGTTTTTCTAGCAACTTGGCATGGTACCCCTTTAAAGAAACTAGTGTTTGATATGAATGATGTTCATTCTGCCAATCCTAACTATAAAAAAGACTTTTATGATCAATCGAGAGCTTGGGACTACCTTGTTTCGGCAAATCATTATTCAACAAAAATATTCAAGAGTGCCTTTTTATTTGATAACCACATTCTTGAATATGGGTATCCTAGAAATGACTTATTGTATGCGGATAATAAGGATCAACTGGCAGCTGAATATAAAGAACGATTACGTGTTCCACAAGATAAAAAGATTGTCTTGTATGCACCAACGTGGCGAGATGATGAGTTTTATAAACCTGGTCAATATAAATTTAAGTTGCAGTTGGATTTAAATCGATTAAAAGAAAGATTAGGAAATGAGTATTTCTTTTTAATTCGCACACATTATTTTATTGCGGACAAGCTGGATTTTTCAGGTGTGGAAGATTTTGTGTTGAACGTATCAGATTATGATGACATAACGGAGCTTTACTTAATATCAGATGTATTAATTACAGACTATTCTTCCGTATTTTTTGATTATGCAAACCTCAAACGCCCAATCTTATTTTTTACTTATGATCTAGAAAAGTATAGGGATACGCTTAGAGGCTTTTATCTTGATTTGGAGACCGAAGCACCTGGTCCTTTGTTGAAAACAACAGAAGATGTTGTGAATGCATTAGATCGGTTAGAGGAAACGAAACAAAAGTATGCTACGATACTGGAGGATTTCCATAAC
- the nrdI gene encoding class Ib ribonucleoside-diphosphate reductase assembly flavoprotein NrdI, which yields MKILFDSRTGNVKRFTEKLPFECERITESSFVDEPYILLTYTTGFGDLSPKTRQFLESNHRWLVAVAASGNRIWGDRFARSADLIAAMYHVPILHKFELSGTATDVAHFIQEVHSIDNTNAKLSTKVGSA from the coding sequence ATGAAGATACTTTTCGATTCTAGAACTGGTAATGTTAAGCGATTTACCGAAAAATTACCATTCGAATGTGAACGAATTACTGAGTCGTCATTTGTGGACGAGCCTTATATTCTTCTCACATATACGACAGGTTTTGGTGACTTGTCTCCTAAAACGCGTCAGTTTTTAGAAAGTAATCATAGATGGCTTGTAGCCGTTGCAGCAAGTGGGAATCGCATTTGGGGCGATCGTTTTGCAAGAAGTGCAGACTTAATTGCGGCGATGTATCACGTACCCATTCTTCATAAATTTGAATTAAGTGGCACAGCAACTGATGTTGCACACTTTATACAGGAGGTTCATTCTATTGACAACACTAACGCAAAACTCAGTACCAAAGTGGGTTCAGCTTAA